The Tachyglossus aculeatus isolate mTacAcu1 chromosome 27, mTacAcu1.pri, whole genome shotgun sequence genomic interval tgtgagctccttgtgggcaaggatcttccctctttattgttgggttgtactttcccaagcgcctagtacagtgctgtgcactcagtaagcaccagctagctctcttcctctcttcaaagccctgctgagagctcacctcctccaagaggccttcccagactgagccccctttctcctctcctcctccccatcccccccgccctgcctccttcccctccccacagcacctgtatagatgtttgtacagatttatcactctatttattttccttgtacatatttactatcctatttattttgttaatgatgtgcatttagctttaattctgtttgttctgacgacttgacacctgcccacctgttttgttttgttgtctgtctcccccttccagactgtgagcccgctgttgggtagggaccgtctctatatgttgccatcttgtacttcccaagcgcttagtacagtgctctgcacacagtaagcgctcaataaatatgattgatacgattgaggatgaatgaataaatacaactggcagtGAATGaaaatgactcccccaaggtcacacagcagacaagtggcagagcggggattaggacccgctctccatccccccacttacctccttcccctccccgcagcacctgtatagatgtatatatgtttgtacatatttattactctatttgacttgtacatatttactctattgatttgattttgttaatttgttttgttgtctgtctcccccttctagactgtgagcccgctgttgggtagggaccgtctctatatgttgccaacttgtacttcccaagcgcttagtccagtgctctgcacacagtaagcgctcaataaagacgactgaatgacaaatgaatgaatgaataaatacgactggcggTGAATGaaaatgactcccccaaggtcacacagcagacaagtggcagagcagggattaggacccgctctccatccccatccccccgccttacctccttcccctccccacagcacctgtatagatgtatatatgtttgtacatatttattactctatttatttgacttgtccatatttattctattgatttgattttgttaatttgttctgttgtccgtctcccccttctagactgtgagcccgctgtcgggtagggaccgtctctagacgttgccaacttggactccccaagcacttcgtccagtgctccgcacccagtaagcgctcacagctcggtggaaagagcccgggccttggcgtcagaggttatgggttcgaatcccggctccgccacgtgtctgctgtgtgacctcgggctagtcacttcaacttctcggggcgtcagttcccccatctgtcaagtggagatgaagactgtgagccccacgtgggacaacttgatcaccttgtatctcccccagcgcttagaacggtgctctgcacatagtaggcgcttaacaaatgctattattattattattattaataaatatgattgaatgaatgaatgaatgaatgatcccaagtCCTCTGTGTTATCGCCCTCGGGAGAAGCTAGCTGACCCCGACTGCCCTGTTCTCCCCCACCccgttcccctctcccccagggagcTGACGGACATTACCCTGCTGAGCTCCTACATCCACCTGCGCTACGTGGACTTGTCGGAGAATCTCCTGTCAGACCTGTCGCCGCTCAACAACCTCACGCACCTGCTGTGGCTCAGGGCGGACAAGAACCGCCTGAGGACCGCCCGCCTGGAGGAGCTGCCCTACCTGCAGATCGCCAACTTCGCCCACAACCGCATCGGCAGCACGGAGGGCATCCTCCACCCCCGCCTCGCCAGCCTGGACCTCAAAGGTAGCGGTCGTAACGACCGGGCCCCTTGGGCCAAGCCCCGTGCCACACGCTGGGGTAAAAACCagatccctagactgtaagctcattcaatcatctttatcaagcgtccaaagcactgtactaagcgcttgggagaggacagtaggccaataaacagacacaggcccggcccacaagaagcttacagtcttaggcagggaacatgcccgctaactcatcatcattattgagcacttactatgtgcagagcactgtactaggcgcttgggtagtacaaattggcaacatatcgagacagtccctacccaacagtgggctcacagtctaaaagggggagacagagaacaaaaccaaacatactaacaaaataaaaggaatggaatagatatgtacaagtaaaatagagtaataaatatgtacaaacatatatacgtatatacaggtgctgtggggaagggaggaggtaagatggggggagggagagggggacgaggggaagaggtaggaaggaagggagaggaaggaattcaactctgttgaattcacctctcccaagcgcttagtacagtgctcggcacacagtgagagctcaataaataccattaactggtcGATCGCCCATCCGGTACCACTTGAGACTCACGGTCCACACAGCGGGAGATCAGGTAtcggatccccgttttacaagatgagggaactgaggtccagagaagggacgtgactggctcgaggtcacatagcagacgagtggcagaggcgggattagaacccaagtcccctgactctttGGCCCGGacacactaggccacaatgcccttgggtcaggggcaggaggggggtgtTGGCTGGGCAGTAAAAATctgcgaagactgtgagcccactgttgggtagggactgtctctatatgttgccaacttgtacttcccaagcgcttagtacagtgctctgcacacagtaagcactcaataaatacgattgatgaagggaGGAGACCCTTTGTCCCCTGGAGGTTCCCAAGATTTGGGGTGATCCCGGCACTTGGGGGGTTGGCAAAGGGGAAGTTTCtggagagctccttgtgggcggggatcatgtcttctaaccctATTGGATTCTCATCCGGCCCTCAGCACAGGAGCCgtccagtaaatactattgattaattgattgatggtggcGCCTAGTGCGTACGGAGCTCTCTATTTTGGAGATCATCAGTCATCTCGAGGGACAGAGtctgggtctaattcccacctatgtatttcttcccagcgctcagcgtgactcaatggaaagagcccgggctttggagtcagaggtcatgggttcaaatcccggctcggccaattgtctgctgtgtgactttgggcaagtcacttagcttctctctacctcagtcacctcatctgtaaaatggggataggggaAGTTTCtggagagctccttgtgggcagggatcatgtcttctaaccctATTGGATTCTCATCCGGCCCTCAGCACAGGAGCCatccagtaaatactattgattaattggttgatggtGGCGCCTAGTGCGTACACAGCTCTCTATTTTGGAGATCATCAGTCATCTTGAGGGACAGAGtctgggtctaattcccacccatgtattctttcccagcgctcagcgtgactcaatggaaagagcccgggctttggagtcagaggtcatgggttcaaatcccggctcggccagttgtctgctgtgtgactttgggcaagtcacttagcttctctctgcctcagtcacctcatctgtaaaatggggataaagactgtgagagccccccgtgggacaacctgatcgccttgtaacctccccagcgcttccaacagtgctttgcacatagtaagagcttaataaatgccatcatgattatcacagcgctccgcacatggtacgcacttaataaacgccacaaCCATTGGGCACCTCgcgaatgcagagcactgaactagggagGCGGTGGACAGAGAACTGTACCAGCCACCTCGTGTGTACTGGATGCCCTTGCGGGCAGGGCGCTGTTCTGGGCACCCATTTGGGTGGTCGATGACCTCCAGTAGAAGTCGAGGGCCAAGACAGAGGCCCAGGAGCTCACAGCTCAGCGTCCCCCCACCGTCCACACCCCAGGAAATTTTATCCAGAGAGTGACGGGGCTGGACCCTCTGAAGCTGGGGAACCTGCACACGATTGAACTGCGAGGAAACCAGCTGGAGAGCACAGCCGGGCtctgccttcccaaactgaagtaTCTCTACCTGGTAAGTCCTCCCACCCCGTCTCACCCTGCCACCACCCCCGGGGTGGGCTGGGCCTGCTTCCCCCCAAACCAACAGTGCTCCGGACCgcaagctcgctgagggcagggattgtatctaccaacgccGTCAaattgttatatcgtcctctcccaagcgcttagtccagtgccccaggCTGGCCCACCCTGGTTGCTCCAGGTCTCCTTTGTGATTCATCCGTTCGTTCgattctattaagcacttaccgtgtgccgagcactgtcataataataataatgatgatgatggcatttattaagtgcttcctatgtgccaagcactgttctaagctctggggaagctgcaaggtgatcaggttgtcccacggggggctcacagtcccgttttacggatgagggaactgaggtccagagaagtgaagtgacttgccgaaagtcacacagctgacaaagtggcagagctgggatttgaacccgtgacctctgattccaaagcccgggctctttccacaagctcTCGGGAAAGtccgatacaacaataagcagtgacgaTGCTCTTGACCTCCCCCAAGGCTGACTGACCcggtctcctcccctccccaggcccagaaCAACCTGAGACAGCTGGAGGGGCTGGAGTCTCTGGAGCAGCTCTGTACGCTGCACCTGCGCGATAACCAGCTGGACGTCCTGGATGGCTTCTCCCCGGCTATGAAGGCGCTGCAGTACCTCAACCTGCGGTATGGCAGCCTGCCCCGGCCCCTGTCCAGCCCCTCACGATGCCCCCTTCACCAGGGCCTGCTTTCTTCTGCCGCCAACCTTGCTCAGTGgagcagtggtatttcttgagcgcttatcacGTGCCAAGCGCCTTCCTAAGCTCCCGGGAAGTCCAATAGAGTCCAATAGAGGTGGACTCtaagtccaatagagttggtagacacaatccctgcccttgaggagctgacagtctagttggggagtttGTAATCTCCGCCCgctgccccattccctcctcacaCCTCTCCCC includes:
- the LRRC23 gene encoding leucine-rich repeat-containing protein 23 isoform X1 codes for the protein MSDEEAEDFEQELESEEQSRKEDDKELGEDFEELLPPKPITEEILKEGLSLLCKTGNGLAHAYVKLEAKEKELTDITLLSSYIHLRYVDLSENLLSDLSPLNNLTHLLWLRADKNRLRTARLEELPYLQIANFAHNRIGSTEGILHPRLASLDLKGNFIQRVTGLDPLKLGNLHTIELRGNQLESTAGLCLPKLKYLYLAQNNLRQLEGLESLEQLCTLHLRDNQLDVLDGFSPAMKALQYLNLRGNMIADLAELEKLRVLPKLRALILLENPCVDDGGYRIEALVHMPQLERLDKDFYDEEERTEADETRQRLREEQEIESVQEASI
- the LRRC23 gene encoding leucine-rich repeat-containing protein 23 isoform X2 encodes the protein MRRLKTSNRSWSRRSKAGRRMIKSWERTSRRELTDITLLSSYIHLRYVDLSENLLSDLSPLNNLTHLLWLRADKNRLRTARLEELPYLQIANFAHNRIGSTEGILHPRLASLDLKGNFIQRVTGLDPLKLGNLHTIELRGNQLESTAGLCLPKLKYLYLAQNNLRQLEGLESLEQLCTLHLRDNQLDVLDGFSPAMKALQYLNLRGNMIADLAELEKLRVLPKLRALILLENPCVDDGGYRIEALVHMPQLERLDKDFYDEEERTEADETRQRLREEQEIESVQEASI